The following proteins are co-located in the Trichormus variabilis 0441 genome:
- the nifX gene encoding nitrogen fixation protein NifX: MKIAFATNDQVHINAHFGWANKIDVYEVSPDGYQFLNTLRFEGDLKEDGNEDKLVPKIEALADCTIVYVSAIGGNAAARLIKKRITPIKARSEDDKITDLLEQLVKTLKGSPLPWLRKALQQKSSSFVEEEVGV; the protein is encoded by the coding sequence ATGAAAATTGCTTTTGCAACTAATGACCAAGTTCATATTAATGCTCATTTTGGGTGGGCTAATAAAATTGATGTCTATGAAGTTTCACCAGATGGGTATCAGTTTCTCAATACTTTGAGGTTTGAGGGCGACCTGAAAGAAGATGGTAATGAGGATAAATTAGTGCCAAAAATTGAAGCTTTAGCTGATTGTACGATTGTTTATGTATCAGCAATTGGCGGCAATGCGGCTGCTCGGTTAATTAAGAAACGCATTACACCAATTAAGGCGCGGTCTGAGGATGACAAAATCACTGACCTTTTGGAACAGTTAGTCAAAACTTTGAAAGGCAGTCCTCTACCTTGGTTACGGAAAGCTTTACAGCAAAAATCATCAAGTTTTGTAGAGGAGGAAGTAGGCGTATGA
- a CDS encoding NifX-associated nitrogen fixation protein — MSSTEIVNQPVSSKALNSPFVEELVRQIRAQDSYGFYRNWSDELILKPYIVSKQAKRQISVEGDVESATKARIMSFYRAIASQIEQKTGSLSQVVLDLSHEGFGWVLVFSGRLLLVARTLRDAQRFGFDSIEKLAAEGEKLTLKGIELAEKYTEVTKL; from the coding sequence ATGAGTTCAACTGAAATTGTTAATCAACCTGTTAGTAGCAAAGCTTTAAATTCTCCATTTGTTGAAGAATTGGTAAGACAAATTCGCGCTCAGGATTCTTATGGATTTTATCGCAATTGGTCGGATGAATTAATTCTGAAACCTTATATTGTCAGCAAGCAAGCTAAACGCCAAATCTCTGTAGAGGGTGATGTTGAGTCCGCTACCAAAGCCAGAATTATGTCATTCTATCGGGCGATCGCCTCCCAAATCGAACAGAAAACTGGCTCACTATCCCAGGTGGTTCTCGATTTGAGTCATGAAGGTTTTGGTTGGGTGTTGGTATTCTCTGGTCGGCTGTTGTTAGTTGCTAGAACTTTACGCGATGCTCAACGTTTTGGCTTTGATTCGATAGAAAAGTTAGCAGCAGAGGGTGAGAAACTGACACTAAAGGGGATTGAGTTGGCGGAGAAATATACTGAGGTTACTAAGTTGTAA
- a CDS encoding CCE_0567 family metalloprotein produces MVQSAKTDSVNQQTIEGLKLQIKKLNSKAGQLKMDLHDLAEGLPIDYQNLTALAAETYEIYRHLDELKSQLKSLEKNHDMGY; encoded by the coding sequence ATGGTGCAGTCAGCCAAAACAGATTCTGTCAATCAACAGACGATTGAAGGGTTAAAACTACAAATTAAGAAACTGAACAGTAAGGCTGGTCAATTGAAGATGGATCTGCATGATTTGGCTGAAGGTTTGCCAATTGATTACCAAAATTTGACTGCACTAGCAGCCGAAACTTATGAAATCTATCGTCATTTAGATGAATTAAAGTCTCAGCTAAAAAGTTTGGAGAAAAATCATGACATGGGATATTGA
- the nifW gene encoding nitrogenase-stabilizing/protective protein NifW: MTWDIEQFNKLVSAEEYFEFFQLPYDPRVVQVSRLHILKQFSQSIQEIDANNSQASQAEKLDLYCTALKQAYEVFLSSTPLEQKLFKVFKQKPKNIVMLTEIATS, from the coding sequence ATGACATGGGATATTGAACAGTTTAATAAACTTGTAAGTGCAGAGGAATATTTCGAGTTTTTTCAACTACCTTATGATCCTAGAGTAGTTCAGGTTAGCCGCCTGCATATTTTGAAGCAGTTTTCTCAATCTATTCAAGAGATTGATGCTAATAATTCACAAGCCAGCCAAGCAGAAAAGCTCGATTTATATTGCACAGCACTGAAACAAGCTTACGAAGTTTTCTTGAGTTCTACACCTTTAGAACAAAAGTTGTTCAAGGTGTTTAAACAGAAGCCTAAAAATATTGTCATGCTGACAGAAATTGCAACAAGCTAG
- a CDS encoding HesA/MoeB/ThiF family protein, which translates to MVNLTSTELERYRRQIILPGFGQEAQQRLKSATVLVTGVGGLGGTAALYLAIAGVGRLILVRGGELRLDDMNRQILMSDDWVGKPRVFKAKKRLEDINPDVEVEAIFDYVTPDNVDSLIQSADVALDCAHNFGERDLLNAACVRWRKPMVEAAMDGMDAYLTTIIPGVTPCLSCLFPEKPEWDRRGFGVLGAVSGTLACLTALEAMKLITGFSQPLSSELLTMNLHQLTFAKRRSYRDRNCPVCGTHSQHYPHPQQLSRVLVNSQ; encoded by the coding sequence GTGGTAAATCTCACGTCTACTGAATTAGAACGTTACCGTCGCCAAATCATACTCCCTGGTTTTGGACAAGAAGCACAGCAGCGACTTAAATCTGCAACGGTATTAGTGACGGGTGTAGGTGGGTTAGGTGGAACAGCCGCGCTTTACTTGGCGATAGCTGGCGTGGGACGGTTGATTCTGGTTCGAGGCGGTGAGTTGCGGCTGGATGATATGAATCGCCAGATTCTGATGAGTGATGATTGGGTGGGTAAGCCAAGGGTGTTTAAAGCGAAAAAAAGGCTGGAGGATATCAACCCAGATGTGGAGGTTGAAGCCATATTTGATTACGTTACACCAGATAACGTTGATTCCTTAATTCAATCCGCCGATGTAGCACTGGACTGCGCTCACAACTTTGGGGAACGGGACTTATTGAATGCAGCTTGTGTACGTTGGCGTAAGCCGATGGTAGAAGCCGCAATGGATGGGATGGATGCTTATCTGACAACAATTATTCCTGGTGTTACGCCTTGTTTGTCTTGTCTATTTCCCGAAAAACCAGAATGGGATCGGCGTGGTTTTGGTGTGCTGGGTGCAGTTTCGGGAACTCTCGCCTGTCTGACAGCACTAGAAGCCATGAAGTTAATTACTGGATTTAGTCAGCCACTCTCATCAGAACTGTTGACAATGAATCTGCACCAGTTAACATTCGCCAAGCGTCGTTCTTACCGCGATCGCAATTGTCCAGTTTGCGGTACTCATTCTCAACACTATCCTCACCCCCAACAACTAAGTCGCGTTTTAGTCAATAGTCAATAG
- a CDS encoding iron-sulfur cluster assembly accessory protein yields the protein MTLTLTEAAEFRLRTFLLSFSKDENSTQRGIRVAVEDGGCSGYQYSIKIINAPQADDMVLQQGKLRIYVDSQSAPLLEGVVVDFVDGLLESGFKFSNPNATDTCGCGKSFQAGNCSPAGVPCS from the coding sequence ATGACTTTAACTTTAACAGAGGCAGCAGAATTCCGGCTGCGTACTTTTCTTTTAAGTTTTAGTAAAGATGAAAATTCCACCCAACGAGGGATACGCGTTGCTGTGGAAGATGGTGGTTGTAGTGGCTATCAGTATTCCATCAAAATTATTAACGCACCCCAAGCAGATGACATGGTGCTGCAACAAGGGAAATTACGGATCTATGTTGATTCGCAAAGTGCGCCATTACTAGAAGGCGTTGTGGTTGATTTTGTCGATGGCTTGCTAGAAAGCGGATTTAAGTTTAGTAATCCCAATGCTACTGATACCTGTGGCTGTGGGAAATCATTCCAAGCAGGTAATTGCAGTCCGGCTGGCGTTCCTTGTAGTTGA
- a CDS encoding 2Fe-2S iron-sulfur cluster-binding protein, protein MTTYQVRLINKKRAIDITIPVDENTTILDAAEQQDIELPFSCQSGSCSSCVAKVVEGEVDQSEQVFLDEEQMAKGFIVLCVSYPRSDCTIRTHQEPYLV, encoded by the coding sequence ATGACCACTTATCAAGTGAGATTGATTAATAAAAAGAGAGCGATCGACATTACTATTCCTGTTGACGAAAATACCACAATTCTAGATGCCGCAGAACAACAAGACATAGAGTTACCCTTTTCCTGTCAATCTGGGTCTTGCTCTAGTTGCGTTGCTAAAGTGGTTGAGGGTGAAGTTGATCAGTCCGAACAAGTATTTCTCGATGAAGAGCAAATGGCTAAAGGATTTATTGTCCTGTGTGTCTCCTATCCCCGTTCTGACTGCACAATTCGCACTCATCAAGAACCCTATTTAGTTTGA
- the fdxB gene encoding ferredoxin III, nif-specific: protein MATLTGLTFGGQVWTPQFVEAVNQDKCIGCGRCFKACGRNVLILQALNENGEFVEDEEGEEIERKVMSIIHPEYCIGCQACARACPKNCYTHSPLEHN, encoded by the coding sequence ATGGCAACACTCACTGGTTTAACCTTTGGAGGTCAAGTCTGGACACCCCAATTTGTAGAAGCAGTTAACCAAGATAAATGTATTGGTTGTGGTCGATGCTTTAAGGCTTGCGGCCGGAATGTGCTAATACTGCAAGCGCTGAATGAAAATGGCGAATTTGTAGAAGATGAGGAGGGGGAAGAAATCGAACGCAAAGTAATGTCTATTATTCATCCAGAGTATTGTATTGGCTGTCAGGCTTGCGCTAGGGCTTGTCCGAAAAATTGTTACACCCATAGCCCACTTGAACATAATTAA
- a CDS encoding helix-turn-helix domain-containing protein: MPYAITNRCIQCANCVPLCPQGAIKVIDGDYWIDPSLCNNCEDYLEPQCVICCPANSPIPSQPKKGRYKLDDRKVPSPELFADGKSHPFASAIAIWELCNVLAQRQSLPWETDESGEVYYQRQINRGKGAIAFRVTDSVQSEPSAILKGAKALSTIKTFDIRAACMHLLYAAYATNLDEPWEDEFTINDQQIEQYLGLDKRKDLSKITKLNLIKELAQQPCRIIASINLPAQGKIKEICLENSRLWHLLNIQHHFQEDESGCKYLVGLTLTIKAGEWAQYFLNRQGCKERTAFYQYGTLPKFLLTTIMKIWQQHEGAARMMLWLLFKIKLGKEQCITIPMLMKVAYGERRIQQVALQPENRQRLLKIFESDLEVLNHYGMKPIFDPVTYPLEIQPLWSKLADIPDDGEAAIDFWIHDGNNENRLTDAAPRGKWNRLMNARILYFEMPPEWKKLLTKPKKKQRISHNKTNLKPPITLSTEFIIEARKKLGLSQRDLAKLTGKSQSWIRDIENGRFQAKLEDQMVLRKALGIS; the protein is encoded by the coding sequence ATGCCCTACGCCATTACTAATCGTTGTATTCAGTGCGCTAACTGCGTTCCCCTATGTCCTCAAGGTGCGATCAAAGTTATAGACGGTGATTACTGGATTGACCCTAGTTTGTGTAATAACTGTGAAGATTATCTTGAGCCACAGTGTGTAATTTGTTGTCCTGCCAATTCTCCAATCCCTTCTCAACCGAAAAAGGGAAGATACAAACTTGATGACAGAAAGGTTCCTAGTCCAGAACTTTTTGCGGATGGGAAAAGCCATCCTTTTGCATCAGCGATCGCCATCTGGGAATTATGCAATGTTTTAGCACAGAGACAGTCTCTCCCTTGGGAAACTGATGAGTCGGGAGAAGTGTATTATCAACGACAAATTAATCGCGGTAAGGGAGCGATCGCTTTTCGAGTTACAGATAGCGTACAATCAGAGCCATCAGCCATCCTCAAAGGTGCAAAAGCTTTATCTACAATCAAAACCTTTGATATTAGAGCTGCTTGTATGCACCTGCTCTATGCTGCTTATGCGACTAATTTAGATGAGCCTTGGGAAGACGAATTTACTATTAACGACCAGCAAATTGAGCAGTATTTAGGACTAGATAAACGTAAGGATTTGAGCAAAATTACCAAGCTAAATTTAATCAAAGAACTAGCTCAACAACCATGCAGAATCATAGCTTCGATTAATTTACCTGCCCAGGGGAAAATTAAAGAAATTTGTCTAGAAAATAGCCGTTTATGGCATTTATTGAATATTCAACATCACTTTCAGGAAGACGAATCTGGATGCAAATATTTAGTAGGATTGACTTTGACAATAAAAGCTGGTGAATGGGCGCAATACTTTCTCAATAGACAAGGTTGCAAAGAGCGTACAGCGTTCTATCAATACGGTACTTTACCCAAGTTTTTATTAACTACAATAATGAAAATTTGGCAGCAACATGAAGGTGCTGCTCGGATGATGCTATGGTTATTATTTAAAATTAAGTTAGGCAAAGAACAGTGCATTACAATTCCTATGCTGATGAAAGTTGCTTACGGAGAGCGACGAATCCAGCAAGTAGCCTTGCAACCAGAAAATCGACAACGTCTTTTAAAAATATTTGAAAGTGATTTAGAAGTACTTAATCACTATGGAATGAAGCCGATATTTGATCCAGTTACCTATCCCTTAGAAATTCAACCTTTGTGGTCTAAATTAGCGGATATTCCAGATGATGGCGAAGCAGCAATAGATTTTTGGATTCATGATGGTAATAATGAAAATCGACTAACTGATGCTGCCCCTCGCGGTAAGTGGAATCGATTAATGAATGCTCGCATCTTATATTTTGAAATGCCACCAGAGTGGAAAAAGCTGCTTACCAAGCCTAAGAAAAAGCAACGAATTAGCCACAATAAGACAAACTTAAAACCGCCAATAACTCTTTCTACAGAATTTATTATTGAGGCTAGAAAAAAACTTGGTTTAAGCCAAAGAGATTTAGCGAAGTTAACAGGTAAAAGCCAGAGTTGGATTCGTGATATTGAAAATGGTCGTTTTCAAGCTAAGTTAGAAGATCAAATGGTATTGCGAAAAGCATTAGGTATAAGTTAG
- a CDS encoding restriction endonuclease — protein MTTDTEYQARIITYGWDDLRILWLEIKTKSTSNFWDEGKALEYLVLRAFQLDGAEVAWPYTVKIQDTIVEQIDGVVYTDGLACLVECKDTAKEVNIEPIAKLRNQLLRRPATAIGSVFSRSGFTEAAVTLTGFVAPQAVLLWGGEEIEYSLTNQCICRFLVKKYRVCVQNCIPNYDITTELGS, from the coding sequence ATGACCACAGATACAGAATATCAAGCAAGAATTATCACTTATGGTTGGGATGACTTAAGAATATTATGGTTAGAAATTAAAACAAAAAGTACCTCTAACTTTTGGGATGAAGGTAAAGCATTAGAATATTTAGTTTTACGTGCATTCCAACTTGATGGCGCGGAAGTCGCTTGGCCTTATACCGTGAAAATTCAAGATACAATAGTAGAACAAATTGACGGAGTAGTATACACAGACGGTCTAGCCTGCTTAGTAGAATGCAAGGACACAGCTAAAGAAGTTAATATTGAACCCATAGCAAAGCTACGAAATCAACTACTAAGAAGACCAGCAACAGCTATTGGTAGCGTGTTTAGTCGCAGTGGCTTTACAGAAGCAGCAGTAACTTTAACTGGATTTGTCGCACCCCAAGCTGTTCTATTATGGGGAGGAGAAGAAATTGAATACTCACTCACAAATCAATGTATATGTAGATTTCTAGTCAAAAAATATCGTGTTTGTGTTCAGAACTGTATCCCCAATTACGACATTACAACGGAGCTTGGATCATGA
- a CDS encoding phosphoketolase family protein, with the protein MTAITPKASSALPEFAEGIQYFGEALPDFETYGATPAIESGKVAIAAPTNPQAVYQTLLAADALRYLTLQITGSKASGHPGGFASQAEAYAALVMLGYKNIITEVGHHAPGFYSAMFLDRSLEDMGISTVQQLRDRFREKHGLLGHLSGYIPGILAPAGPLGQGQHFAMAAALLHRDKLFPFTLGDGGLGEPYIMSSMAHFNTAYPSVTNFLPVLVWNGYSQEHHSMVSLKTNAQMTAYWQGNGFEEVVLVDAKEFDDQNQPGDYVDSTIFSFTQRLAFTQAVLVAVDKAARSALGGKLTVFIIKQLKGAGVHAKGAKSHNLYPKDTLDAPHIITALQKRALSPAAWQTVRTNAERAGGGPASKTVVTEFELPLPDLGTLPLEEYAVGGEPKVSTTAMGRIVGAVGQKDPNFLVTNADGNEASGIGNINQALKIIHPTTDDLYNQAPNGQVYEPLSEDACAGLAVGLSLMGARTLWCSYESFAINGLPIWQTVIQAMAELRRPTPSTITLFTAGALEQGRNGWTHQRPEIEAYFASMMRNGNVFPVFPPDANSTQVCYDWALTTKNKGIVITASKSPLPIRTTFAQTRQGLEEGAVVLHEIPGGKQVVFAVIGDMTLIPVFEAAAFLETEGIGVKIVSVINPRRLYRPHDVAWDTCSEADNGFIDDAKFAELFAGDALIGVTGGVASMLEPIMLRSNSKRDTFAWKRGETTASAGELMAFNGLTAEALTKRAIELVH; encoded by the coding sequence ATGACTGCAATCACACCCAAAGCTTCGTCAGCGCTTCCCGAATTTGCGGAAGGTATTCAATATTTTGGTGAAGCACTACCAGATTTTGAAACTTATGGTGCCACACCTGCGATAGAATCGGGAAAAGTAGCGATCGCCGCTCCAACAAACCCTCAAGCTGTATATCAAACTTTACTCGCGGCTGATGCCTTACGCTACCTGACACTACAAATCACTGGTAGTAAGGCTTCTGGACATCCAGGCGGGTTTGCTAGCCAAGCGGAAGCTTACGCGGCTTTGGTCATGCTGGGGTATAAAAATATTATTACCGAAGTCGGACACCATGCCCCTGGATTTTATAGTGCCATGTTCCTCGATCGCTCCTTGGAGGATATGGGTATCTCCACAGTACAACAATTGCGCGATCGCTTCCGCGAAAAACATGGATTATTAGGACACCTTTCCGGTTACATCCCCGGTATTCTTGCACCCGCCGGCCCCTTGGGACAAGGACAGCACTTTGCAATGGCGGCTGCACTCCTCCACCGTGACAAACTTTTCCCCTTCACCCTCGGCGACGGTGGACTAGGTGAACCATACATCATGAGTTCAATGGCGCACTTTAACACCGCCTATCCCAGCGTCACCAACTTCTTACCCGTGTTGGTGTGGAATGGTTACAGCCAAGAACATCACAGCATGGTTTCCCTCAAAACCAACGCACAGATGACAGCATATTGGCAAGGTAACGGTTTTGAAGAAGTCGTATTAGTTGATGCCAAAGAATTTGACGACCAAAACCAACCAGGAGATTATGTTGACAGTACCATTTTCTCCTTTACCCAGCGTCTAGCCTTCACCCAAGCCGTCCTCGTCGCCGTAGATAAAGCCGCCCGTTCCGCCCTGGGTGGTAAACTGACAGTCTTCATCATCAAACAACTCAAAGGCGCAGGCGTTCACGCCAAGGGTGCAAAATCTCACAACCTCTATCCCAAAGACACCCTAGACGCACCCCATATTATCACCGCCTTACAAAAACGGGCATTATCCCCCGCAGCTTGGCAAACCGTCAGAACCAACGCCGAACGCGCAGGGGGAGGCCCAGCATCTAAAACAGTGGTGACAGAATTTGAGTTACCATTACCAGATTTAGGTACATTACCATTAGAAGAATATGCAGTCGGTGGTGAACCCAAAGTTTCTACCACCGCAATGGGACGAATCGTCGGTGCAGTTGGACAAAAAGATCCCAATTTCCTCGTCACTAACGCTGACGGAAACGAAGCATCAGGTATAGGTAACATCAACCAAGCCTTAAAGATTATCCACCCCACCACCGACGACTTATATAACCAAGCACCAAACGGACAAGTTTACGAACCATTGAGTGAAGATGCTTGTGCAGGTTTAGCTGTTGGTTTGTCTTTGATGGGTGCAAGAACCCTCTGGTGTTCTTACGAATCTTTCGCCATCAACGGCTTACCAATCTGGCAAACCGTCATCCAAGCAATGGCAGAATTACGCCGCCCAACTCCCTCAACAATTACCTTATTCACCGCCGGCGCACTAGAACAAGGACGCAACGGCTGGACACACCAACGTCCAGAAATCGAAGCTTACTTTGCATCCATGATGCGGAACGGCAATGTATTCCCCGTATTCCCCCCCGATGCTAACAGTACCCAAGTTTGTTATGACTGGGCGTTGACAACTAAGAATAAAGGCATTGTCATCACCGCCAGTAAATCACCCTTACCAATTCGTACCACCTTTGCCCAAACTCGCCAAGGTTTAGAAGAAGGTGCAGTAGTATTGCATGAAATTCCTGGTGGTAAGCAAGTTGTGTTTGCTGTCATTGGCGACATGACATTAATTCCCGTATTTGAAGCCGCCGCTTTCTTAGAAACTGAAGGTATCGGAGTGAAGATAGTTTCTGTGATTAATCCCCGCCGTTTGTATCGTCCTCATGATGTTGCATGGGATACCTGTTCTGAAGCTGATAACGGTTTCATTGATGATGCCAAATTCGCTGAATTATTTGCTGGCGATGCCTTAATTGGTGTCACTGGTGGTGTGGCTTCGATGTTAGAACCTATCATGTTGCGGAGTAACAGCAAGCGCGATACCTTCGCCTGGAAGCGTGGGGAGACTACAGCTAGTGCTGGTGAGTTGATGGCGTTTAATGGGTTGACTGCTGAGGCTTTGACAAAGCGGGCTATTGAGTTAGTGCATTAA
- a CDS encoding CocE/NonD family hydrolase, producing MFDVLGKQTASMYTRDGVRLDADIYRPDGDGEFPVLLMRQPYGRAIASTVVYAHPTWYAAQGYIVVIQDVRGRGTSQGEFKLFANEIADGEDTVNWAASIPGSNGQVGMYGFSYQGMTQLYTAIAQPPALKTICPAMIGYDLYTDWAYEGGAFCLQTNLAWAIQLATETARLRGDKEKYQALFTASRNLPLNNPEILQQLAPESFYHEWVTHPQPDSYWQELSPKTHFQGVDLPMLHIGGWFDTYLRGTLHLYQDMTARATTPQHLLVGPWAHIPWGRKVGEVDFGVNAVSPVDEVQVRWFDYFLKDIDTGLLDELPVSLFEMGSNMWLQFPIITISNQKIYFLSTTGLASIREDSGTLIPNPHYPLSPEGTPPSPVPSSPDVLVHDPWRPVPSVGGHAAIPAGVFERSHIDCRSDVLTYTSAPLIADLHLLGDAIVEIVCSADQPSYDLCAVLSQVYPDGKVYNFTQGYLHCPDGMNHTTRRIQLQTTCIRIPQGNSLRLSLSAACYPAYAMNSGNSPVLDSDSLFHAQIITISVTCRDNNSSQILLPITQE from the coding sequence ATGTTTGATGTTCTTGGTAAGCAAACAGCATCGATGTATACCCGTGATGGGGTGAGGCTAGATGCAGATATCTATCGACCGGATGGAGACGGTGAATTTCCGGTATTATTAATGCGACAACCTTATGGTAGAGCGATCGCATCTACTGTTGTCTATGCCCATCCTACTTGGTATGCCGCCCAGGGGTATATTGTCGTTATTCAAGATGTGCGGGGACGGGGAACTTCTCAAGGCGAATTTAAGTTATTTGCTAATGAAATTGCCGATGGTGAAGATACGGTAAACTGGGCTGCAAGTATTCCTGGGAGTAATGGACAGGTGGGAATGTATGGGTTTTCCTATCAGGGAATGACTCAGTTATATACCGCAATTGCCCAACCGCCAGCTTTAAAGACTATCTGCCCAGCGATGATTGGCTATGATTTATATACAGATTGGGCGTATGAAGGCGGCGCGTTTTGTTTGCAAACTAATCTGGCGTGGGCAATTCAATTAGCTACGGAAACGGCGCGGTTACGAGGAGATAAAGAAAAATATCAAGCTTTATTCACCGCATCCCGCAACCTACCCTTAAATAATCCCGAAATCCTCCAACAACTTGCACCAGAATCTTTTTATCACGAATGGGTAACCCATCCCCAACCAGACTCATACTGGCAAGAACTCTCACCCAAAACCCATTTCCAAGGTGTAGACTTGCCCATGCTGCATATCGGCGGCTGGTTCGATACCTACCTACGCGGTACGCTGCATTTATATCAAGATATGACAGCCCGTGCCACTACACCCCAACATTTATTAGTAGGGCCTTGGGCGCATATACCTTGGGGTCGCAAAGTGGGCGAAGTTGACTTTGGTGTTAATGCTGTCAGTCCTGTTGATGAAGTGCAGGTCAGATGGTTTGATTACTTTCTCAAAGACATCGATACAGGGTTGTTAGATGAATTGCCTGTAAGTTTATTTGAGATGGGAAGTAATATGTGGCTACAGTTTCCCATAATAACTATATCAAACCAGAAAATTTACTTTTTGTCAACCACCGGACTAGCCAGCATCCGCGAAGACTCTGGAACCCTAATCCCCAATCCCCATTACCCCTTATCCCCAGAGGGGACCCCACCTTCCCCAGTCCCCAGTTCCCCAGATGTTCTCGTCCACGACCCTTGGCGACCAGTGCCATCAGTGGGCGGTCATGCAGCAATACCGGCTGGTGTATTTGAGCGATCGCATATCGATTGCCGTTCAGATGTCCTCACATACACCAGCGCACCCTTGATTGCAGACTTACATTTATTAGGGGATGCGATCGTAGAAATTGTTTGTAGCGCTGATCAACCCAGTTATGATTTGTGTGCAGTACTCTCACAAGTTTATCCCGATGGCAAAGTATACAACTTCACCCAAGGTTATTTACATTGCCCAGATGGAATGAATCACACCACCAGAAGAATTCAACTACAAACAACTTGTATCCGCATTCCTCAAGGTAATTCCTTACGTTTAAGTTTGAGTGCAGCCTGCTACCCAGCTTATGCAATGAACTCTGGTAATAGTCCAGTTTTGGATAGCGATAGTTTATTCCATGCCCAAATCATCACAATTAGCGTCACTTGCAGAGATAATAACAGTTCCCAAATCCTTTTACCAATAACACAGGAATGA